One segment of Daphnia magna isolate NIES linkage group LG2, ASM2063170v1.1, whole genome shotgun sequence DNA contains the following:
- the LOC116935936 gene encoding uncharacterized protein LOC116935936 isoform X2: protein MATFNELQQVYLEYTHNLLPGTIGLSFPDFCTGYNVFTEQPAFPALHGANEEQAATNYRKKPVDVEQLKDYLACDFKIRGISVLMQISEPTLKRRIKEYGLSIRGSYSNISDNDLDIVIANMLKRFPKFGLQLLQGKLVADGYKLQEKRLRASYARIGLKKAKPGLKQIPRVVYHADSPLQMRHMDGFHKFDGWGFVVHGIVDGYSKAIVGMQVYFRIAS, encoded by the exons ATGGCTACCTTTAATGAACTACAACAAGTGTATTTAGAATACACTCATAATCTTCTACCTGGCACTATCG GACTGAGTTTTCCTGACTTCTGTACTGGATACAATGTTTTCACAGAGCAACCGGCTTTCCCTGCTTTACATGGGGCTAATGAAGAGCAAGCAGCAACCAACTATAGAAAAAAACCTGTTGATGTTGAACAGCTGAAAGATTATCTTG CATGTGATTTCAAAATTCGTGGGATTTCTGTTTTGATGCAGATCAGTGAACCAACTCTTAAACGCAGAATCAAGGAATATGGTTTATCAATAAGAGGAAGCTACTCCAACATTTCTGATAATGATCTCGATATTGTCATTGCCAACATGCTCAAAAGGTTTCCCAAGTTTG GTCTACAGTTGTTGCAAGGCAAACTTGTTGCAGATGGGTACAAATTGCAAGAAAAGCGTTTGCGAGCTTCCTATGCTAGAATTGGGCTGAAGAAGGCTAAACCTGGCTTGAAACAGATTCCTCGTGTGGTTTATCACGCAGATTCCCCTTTACAAATGCGGCACATGGATGGATTCCACAAATTTGATGG ATGGGGATTTGTTGTTCATGGAATTG